From the genome of Aerococcus sanguinicola:
TATTGAGAACAAGGCTGGCATCGAGCTGTCCTTGGTCCAAGCGCCTGTTCTTCCCCAAGCCTTAAAGGATGTGGCCTATGCCATCATCCCAGGCTCAACCTTCTATGACTCCGGGATGTCGGCTGACCAAGCCTTGCTGAATGAGGACCTGCGCCCTGAATTGAAGTTACAAGCAGTGGTGCGTTCAACTGATCAAGAGGCAGACTGGGTCAAAGATCTAGTTAAGATTTACCAATCCGACCAGCTAAAAGAACGTGTCGAAGAAATCAACCAGACCAATGACCGGGTCCAATGGGCTTGGACTGCGGATTAAAAACTTAGTGATAAATGTTCTCCTGAGAGGAAAGGGGCTCCTGTTAAGATGTTAACTTAATAGGAGCTTTTTTCTTATGCCAAAACACTATCGTTTTAACGAATGAATTTAAATAAAATATATTTAATGTTCGTTTTCTATTAACAAGGATTAAATATTGTGTTAAAGTAATAATTAAAATGTTTGATAAGCGAATGATGTCCCTGTGGGCAAGGAGGAAATATGCAAGAAAAAGAACATGCCATTAAATTGCGCTACCAGGTTGAAGACTCACCAGCACTCGTGGAATCGGTGGTCCTAGGCTTTCAAAATGTGATTACGGCCTTTGGGGGCCTCGTAGCGGTCCCCTTGATTATCGCTGGAATGGCCTCTTCCAGTGTGGAACAGACGGCCTATCTCATCAGTGCTGCCTTATTTGTATCGGGCCTGGTTTCTATTATCCAGTCCCGGGGCTTTGGTCCAAGATTTTTCCGGGTAGGGGTGGGTTTGCCTACTATTATGGGAACAGACTTTGCCTTTATTGGACCGGCTCAGAGTGTGATTGCCCTGGGCGGTCTGCCCGCTTACTTTGGAGGCACCATGCTTGCGGCCTTACTCGAGATCGTCATGTCCTATTTTGTTAAACCCTTGATGCGCTTTTTCCCGCCTGTCGTGACGGGCTCTGTGATTACTCTTATGGGAGCAACCCTGATGTCTACCGCGATGGACTGGGCAGCAGGTGGGGCTGGAGCCCCCGATTATGGGGACCCGAGCAATCTCGGCATTGCTGTTCTTGTCTTTCTGATTGTCGTTCTCTTTAACCATTACGGTCGGGGGAACTGGTCCTCTTATGCCATTCTCATCGGTATGGGGATCGGCTATCTCTTCTGCCTCTTTATGGGCCGGGTGGATACCGACCAAATTCTAGCTGCGCCCTGGTTTAGAATGCCTTCCTTCAACCAGATTGGGATTGATTTTGACTGGCGCTATGCCCTGCCCTTTCTTTCCGGTTACTTGGTCACTGTCATCGAAACGGTGGGCGTGATGCAGACTTTAGGGGAAGTGACCCAGCGTGAGCTAAGCGATGAGCAGGTCGCTGCTGGGGTCCGGGCAGATGGCTTTGGTTCCTTTATCGCTCCGCTTTTCGGTTCAGGCCCTGCTGCCACCTTCAGTCAAAATACCGGGCTGATTCCACTGACTCGTAATGCCTCGCGGAAGGTGGCCATTGTCGCTGGTCTTATTATGATTGTCCTTTCCATGAGCCCTAAATTAGCGACAGTTATTTCGGTCATGCCGCTCCCCGTCCTGGGCGGGGCAGGGGTGCTCATGTTTGGGACCGTGGCTGCGTCCGGTATCCAGTCCCTCAGCCGGATTAGCTTCGACACCCGCAACTTGATCATCACTGCTTCAGCGATCGGCATCGGTCTTGGCGTCTCCTTTAGACCAGAAATCACCCAAGGCCTACCGAGCTTCTTAGCCGGCCTCTTCTCTTCCGGTATCTCAGCCGGTACCATCGTAGCTCTCCTTCTCAACGTCCTATTAAAAGAACGGAAGACCTTGCGTTAAGGCTGCTAAATTCGGCTAAAGCTGAACCCTTAGCATCACTTCACACATTATTTGAAAGAGAGTGTGACAAAAGTCGCTCAGGCCTGAACCACTGGAACGAACTATGGGAAATCGTTGGTAAACGATTGGACATAGTTCGTGAAGTGGATGTCAGGCCTGACTTTTGGAACACGTTTTTGAAAAATGTTCGCTTTTTAAAAAGAGGCTGGAACCTTTGTCCCAGTCTCTTTTACCTTTTATTTTTCCTTAAGAAACCATCGATCCAAAGCATATAGTCGGTAGCTTTGCCTTATTTCTGTTAGAATGAGAATG
Proteins encoded in this window:
- a CDS encoding uracil-xanthine permease family protein, which codes for MQEKEHAIKLRYQVEDSPALVESVVLGFQNVITAFGGLVAVPLIIAGMASSSVEQTAYLISAALFVSGLVSIIQSRGFGPRFFRVGVGLPTIMGTDFAFIGPAQSVIALGGLPAYFGGTMLAALLEIVMSYFVKPLMRFFPPVVTGSVITLMGATLMSTAMDWAAGGAGAPDYGDPSNLGIAVLVFLIVVLFNHYGRGNWSSYAILIGMGIGYLFCLFMGRVDTDQILAAPWFRMPSFNQIGIDFDWRYALPFLSGYLVTVIETVGVMQTLGEVTQRELSDEQVAAGVRADGFGSFIAPLFGSGPAATFSQNTGLIPLTRNASRKVAIVAGLIMIVLSMSPKLATVISVMPLPVLGGAGVLMFGTVAASGIQSLSRISFDTRNLIITASAIGIGLGVSFRPEITQGLPSFLAGLFSSGISAGTIVALLLNVLLKERKTLR